A genome region from Paracoccus stylophorae includes the following:
- a CDS encoding endonuclease/exonuclease/phosphatase family protein — MGLRAAICLWLLAAAPAPAEPVRIATWDPGLTRKGPGLLLRDIDRGDPQVLAAATVIAAAAPDAILLTGFDWDHDGRALERFSETLRGAGLDLPHRFAARPNSGMATGLDLDRDGRLGEADDAQGWGQFTGQNGMAVLSRLPLGPVTDYTDTLWRDLPGHLMPDSTDEAASVQRLSSTAHWDVPVRTPEGVLHLLAWAATPPVFDGPEDRNGRRNHDEAAFWLHHLPDAPFVLAGNVNLDLIDGDGRAQAVQSLLRIAQDPQPRGAWQPPQTGANAGQRGDPALDTADFDDDEPGNLRVDYLLPARTLNVMASGVLWPAPGEPLAEAVEAASDHRLVWVDLELSPAQTPAPIAAAGDR; from the coding sequence TTGGGTCTGAGGGCCGCAATCTGCCTGTGGCTTCTGGCGGCAGCGCCCGCCCCGGCCGAACCGGTCCGCATCGCCACGTGGGACCCCGGACTGACCCGCAAGGGGCCGGGCCTGCTGCTGCGCGACATCGACCGGGGCGATCCGCAGGTTCTGGCCGCGGCCACGGTCATCGCCGCCGCCGCCCCCGATGCGATCCTGCTGACCGGGTTCGACTGGGACCATGACGGCCGCGCGCTGGAACGATTTTCCGAAACGCTGCGCGGCGCCGGGCTGGACCTGCCCCACCGCTTTGCCGCGCGTCCCAACAGCGGCATGGCCACCGGACTGGATCTGGATCGGGACGGCCGTCTGGGCGAGGCGGACGATGCGCAGGGCTGGGGCCAGTTCACCGGCCAGAACGGCATGGCGGTGCTGTCGCGGCTGCCGCTTGGCCCGGTCACCGACTATACCGATACGCTGTGGCGCGATCTGCCGGGTCATCTGATGCCGGACAGCACGGATGAGGCGGCTTCGGTCCAGCGCCTGTCCTCGACCGCGCATTGGGATGTGCCCGTGCGGACGCCCGAGGGTGTTCTGCACCTGCTGGCTTGGGCGGCGACGCCCCCCGTCTTCGACGGACCCGAGGATCGCAACGGGCGGCGCAATCACGACGAGGCCGCCTTCTGGCTGCACCATCTGCCCGACGCGCCGTTCGTGCTGGCCGGCAATGTCAATCTGGACCTGATCGACGGCGACGGCCGCGCGCAGGCGGTGCAGTCGCTGCTGCGCATCGCGCAGGACCCGCAACCGCGCGGCGCGTGGCAGCCGCCGCAGACCGGGGCGAATGCAGGGCAGCGGGGCGATCCGGCGCTGGACACCGCCGATTTCGACGACGACGAGCCCGGAAACCTGCGCGTCGATTACCTGCTGCCGGCGAGAACGCTGAACGTCATGGCCAGCGGCGTGCTGTGGCCCGCACCGGGCGAGCCGCTGGCCGAGGCGGTCGAAGCCGCCTCGGATCACCGCCTGGTCTGGGTCGATCTGGAGCTGTCGCCCGCGCAAACGCCTGCACCGATCGCCGCCGCAGGGGATCGCTAA
- the leuD gene encoding 3-isopropylmalate dehydratase small subunit: MDKFTTLTGIAAPMPLVNIDTDMIIPKQFLKTIKRTGLGVNLFDEMRYDRDGNENPDFVLNQPAYRDAQILIAGDNFGCGSSREHAPWALLDFGIRCVISTSFADIFFNNCFKNGILPITLPQEAVDVLMEDARKGANARMTVDLENQTVSASDGQEFGFDIDPFRKHCLLNGLDDIGLTMEKAPAIDSYESQMAQARPWV, encoded by the coding sequence ATGGACAAGTTCACCACCCTGACCGGCATCGCCGCCCCCATGCCGCTGGTCAATATCGACACCGACATGATCATTCCCAAGCAGTTCCTGAAGACGATCAAGCGAACGGGGCTGGGCGTGAACCTGTTCGACGAGATGCGCTATGACCGCGATGGCAACGAAAATCCCGATTTCGTGCTGAACCAGCCGGCCTATCGCGATGCGCAGATCCTGATCGCGGGAGACAATTTCGGCTGCGGCTCCTCGCGCGAACATGCGCCCTGGGCGCTGCTGGATTTCGGCATACGCTGCGTCATCTCGACCAGTTTCGCCGACATCTTCTTCAACAACTGCTTCAAGAACGGCATCCTGCCGATCACCCTGCCGCAGGAGGCGGTGGACGTGCTGATGGAGGATGCGCGCAAGGGCGCCAATGCCCGCATGACCGTCGATCTGGAAAACCAGACCGTCAGCGCCTCGGACGGGCAGGAATTCGGCTTTGACATCGACCCGTTCCGCAAGCACTGCCTGCTGAACGGTCTGGACGATATCGGCCTGACGATGGAAAAGGCGCCCGCGATCGACAGCTATGAAAGCCAGATGGCGCAGGCCCGCCCTTGGGTCTGA
- the leuC gene encoding 3-isopropylmalate dehydratase large subunit, which yields MTQPHPAPRTLYDKIWDAHVVDRQEDGTCLIYIDRHLVHEVTSPQAFEGLRMTGRKVRAPERTIAVPDHNVPTTLDREDGIENPESRIQVDALDRNARDFGVNYYPVNDIRQGIVHIVGPEQGWTLPGMTVVCGDSHTATHGAFGALAHGIGTSEVEHVLATQTLIQSKSKNMKVEITGRLAPGVTAKDIVLSIIAETGTAGGTGHVIEYCGEAIRNLSMEGRMTICNMAIEGGARAGLIAPDETTLAYVRGRPHAPKGAQWEAALAWWKTLSSDADAHWDKVVTIRAEDIAPTVTWGTSPEDALPITASVPAPEDFTGGKIDAARRSLDYMGLTAGTKLTDIAIDAVFIGSCTNGRIEDLRAAAEVLRGRKLASGVRGMVVPGSGLVRAQAEEEGLDRIFLDAGFEWRLAGCSMCLGMNPDQLAPGERCAATSNRNFEGRQGYKGRTHLMSPAMAAAAGVAGHLTDVRDLMAQTV from the coding sequence ATGACCCAGCCACATCCCGCGCCGCGCACCCTGTATGACAAGATCTGGGACGCCCACGTCGTCGACCGCCAGGAAGACGGCACCTGCCTGATCTATATCGACCGCCATCTGGTTCACGAGGTGACCAGCCCGCAGGCGTTCGAAGGGTTGCGCATGACCGGGCGCAAGGTCCGCGCCCCCGAACGCACCATCGCCGTGCCCGATCACAACGTGCCGACCACGCTGGACCGCGAGGACGGGATCGAGAATCCCGAATCGCGCATCCAGGTCGATGCGCTGGACCGCAACGCCCGCGATTTCGGGGTGAACTATTACCCGGTGAACGACATCCGGCAGGGGATCGTCCATATCGTCGGCCCCGAACAGGGCTGGACCCTGCCCGGCATGACCGTCGTCTGCGGCGACAGCCACACCGCCACGCATGGCGCCTTCGGCGCGCTGGCCCACGGCATCGGCACGTCCGAGGTCGAACACGTGCTGGCCACGCAGACGCTGATCCAGTCGAAATCCAAGAACATGAAGGTGGAAATCACCGGCCGGCTGGCGCCGGGGGTGACGGCCAAGGACATCGTGCTGTCGATCATCGCGGAAACCGGCACCGCCGGCGGCACCGGCCATGTCATCGAATATTGCGGCGAGGCGATCCGCAACCTGTCGATGGAAGGCCGCATGACCATCTGCAACATGGCGATCGAGGGCGGCGCGCGCGCCGGGCTGATCGCGCCGGACGAGACCACCCTCGCCTATGTGCGGGGCCGCCCCCATGCCCCCAAGGGCGCCCAGTGGGAGGCCGCGCTGGCATGGTGGAAGACCCTGTCCAGCGACGCGGACGCGCATTGGGACAAGGTCGTGACTATCCGGGCCGAGGATATCGCCCCCACCGTCACCTGGGGCACCAGCCCCGAAGACGCGCTGCCGATCACCGCCAGCGTTCCCGCGCCCGAGGATTTCACCGGCGGCAAGATCGACGCCGCGCGCCGATCGCTGGATTACATGGGCCTGACGGCGGGCACGAAGCTGACCGACATCGCCATCGACGCGGTGTTCATCGGGTCGTGCACCAACGGCCGGATCGAGGATCTGCGCGCCGCGGCCGAGGTTCTGCGCGGCCGCAAGCTGGCTTCCGGCGTGCGCGGCATGGTGGTGCCGGGCTCGGGCCTGGTGCGGGCGCAGGCCGAGGAAGAGGGGCTGGACCGCATCTTCCTGGATGCCGGCTTCGAATGGCGGCTGGCCGGCTGTTCGATGTGTCTGGGCATGAACCCCGACCAGCTTGCCCCCGGCGAACGCTGCGCCGCCACCAGCAACCGCAATTTCGAGGGGCGACAGGGCTACAAGGGTCGCACCCACCTGATGTCGCCCGCGATGGCGGCCGCGGCGGGCGTCGCCGGGCACCTGACCGATGTGCGCGACCTGATGGCGCAGACGGTCTAG
- a CDS encoding mechanosensitive ion channel family protein, whose amino-acid sequence MEELNPEVIDAAQGLWYRISLFIDTLLLPSRFYQLPVIAVLILLAWLMARFLSPRLTRWLRTRKNWPKWRLRVGLLVDRRLALILFTLMAWIVVLVMREVTYSFRSQMIELAASIAAAWTAIFFLMRVIRNRFLRRIVSWAAWIWVTLHLLGLTASAAEILDSLALNVGEFRMSALTVLKALAITGLMIAGARMLSRMITGRLSQNNDISPTMRVLTAKLLQVVLFSLAVIVGLKAVGFDLTGLAVFSGAVGVGLGFGLQKVVSNLVSGVIILLDKSVKPGDVISIGDTFGWIEELGARYVSVVTRDGKEYLIPNEDLVTGQVVNWSHTNNFVRLDIPFGTSYQDDPHKVSQIAIAAALKVKRVLAHRKPVCWVTGFGNSSVDYVLRFWIGDAEGGLTNVRGQVYLSLWDTFQANGISIPFPQREVRVLNDAIALRQGSDAPPVDAAGRESVSDD is encoded by the coding sequence ATGGAAGAACTGAACCCCGAGGTCATCGATGCCGCGCAGGGGCTGTGGTATCGGATCTCGCTGTTCATCGACACGCTGCTGCTGCCTTCGCGCTTCTACCAGTTGCCGGTCATCGCAGTCCTGATCCTGCTGGCATGGCTGATGGCGCGGTTTCTGTCGCCGCGGCTGACGCGCTGGCTGCGGACGCGGAAGAACTGGCCGAAATGGCGACTGCGGGTCGGGTTGCTGGTCGATCGCCGGCTGGCGCTGATCCTGTTCACGCTGATGGCGTGGATCGTGGTTCTGGTTATGCGTGAGGTCACCTATTCGTTCCGCAGCCAGATGATCGAGCTTGCGGCCTCGATCGCGGCGGCGTGGACGGCGATCTTCTTTCTGATGCGGGTGATCCGGAACCGTTTCCTGCGCCGGATCGTCAGTTGGGCGGCCTGGATCTGGGTCACGCTGCATCTGCTGGGGCTGACGGCCTCTGCGGCCGAGATCCTGGACAGCCTGGCGCTGAATGTCGGCGAGTTCAGGATGTCGGCGCTGACGGTGCTGAAGGCGCTGGCGATCACCGGGCTGATGATCGCGGGTGCGCGGATGCTGTCGCGCATGATCACCGGGCGATTGTCGCAGAACAACGACATCTCGCCCACGATGCGCGTGCTGACGGCCAAGCTGTTGCAGGTGGTGCTGTTCAGCCTGGCGGTGATCGTCGGGCTGAAGGCGGTGGGCTTCGATCTGACCGGGCTTGCGGTCTTTTCGGGCGCGGTCGGCGTCGGGCTGGGCTTCGGGTTGCAGAAGGTCGTCTCGAACCTCGTGTCGGGGGTCATCATCCTTCTGGACAAGTCGGTCAAGCCCGGCGACGTCATCAGCATCGGCGACACCTTCGGCTGGATCGAGGAGCTGGGCGCGCGCTATGTCAGCGTGGTGACCCGCGACGGCAAGGAATACCTGATCCCGAACGAGGATCTGGTCACCGGGCAGGTGGTGAACTGGTCGCACACCAACAATTTCGTGCGGCTGGATATCCCCTTCGGCACCTCGTATCAGGACGATCCCCACAAGGTCAGCCAGATCGCCATCGCCGCGGCGCTGAAGGTCAAGCGGGTTCTGGCGCATCGCAAGCCGGTGTGCTGGGTGACGGGCTTCGGAAACAGCAGCGTGGATTACGTGCTGCGGTTCTGGATAGGCGATGCCGAAGGCGGGCTGACCAATGTGCGCGGGCAGGTCTATCTGTCGCTGTGGGATACGTTTCAGGCGAACGGCATCTCGATCCCGTTCCCGCAGCGCGAGGTGCGGGTGCTGAACGACGCCATCGCCCTGCGGCAGGGCAGCGACGCGCCCCCTGTGGACGCGGCAGGTCGCGAATCCGTGAGCGATGATTGA